ATTTGGGTGGTTCTCTAAGCAATTCAACTCTACGTGGGGGTATATGAACCATTGCACAGATTTAGTAAAATAGGTCACATTGCAGCAAAGATGAACCATTGCACAGATTTAGTAAAAAGGGTACACTGCAGTAAAGATAAAATAAAGAACATAAAGAATACTTATTCAGGACAACAGGTGTGGCCTTATGGAAAGAAAAAGGATTGATCACATACTCAGGTTTTGAAGGTGCATTTTCTGGAGAAACAGACATCATATACATATCTTCTTTTGGCTCATTCGCTGGATCTTCCAAAATGTCACCCTGAAAATGTTGAGAATAACTCAGATCATCTGACAAGCATCACCCTTTTCAATCGAAGATTACTCGATGGCATCAATATGATGGTGCACTTCATTGATTTGAAACTTCTGAACTTACGCATCATGTACGAATTACTGTAAGATCTGTATCCTTAAAACCAAAAAGAAACAATACAGCTCCATAAACACTAAGAGGCATCAACAAGACAATAGGCAATATATACCTCATGGCTAAGGTGCCACAAATTTCTATCTCGGCTGTATATTGATTTCTTTGAAACCGGAATTGGCACATTGTGTTTCTTTGCATACTCAATTGCATCTTCACGTCCTGTGATATCCCACTCCCTCCAGGGTGCCACCACTTTAAGTTCCGGATTTAAGGCATAAAATGTAAGCTCAAAGCGAACCTACAGAAAACGATAGCATCAGATGACTGCCCATATTAACATTTCCATGAACAGCAGTATGTACCTGATCATTGCCCTTCCCAGTGCACCCATGAGCAACTGCATCTGCGCCAACTTCCTTGGCAACATCAACCATTGCCTGCAATAAAGATATAAATTGCTTAATCCTCTGAGGAATATAAGGACATATAAAATTTGTGGTATATAGTTGCAAGTACTTCATTTGAATATTTCATTCATCCCACCAGCTATTAGAATTACATATTTAAGTTAAGATCCTACAAAGCTGACAGCACAAGTGCAACTCTTAGAACAAATAGAATAAAATTTGAAGGAAAACAAACTTGCATTTATAAGCTCAATGAGAAATTAATCATGCTGTATGTAAAAAGTGACAGCAACCTTAAACGGTACCAGGGTGGATGGCTAGCTATAAAAAGTGACAGCAACCTTATATAAATGACCTCAGAAGCATTTATTCTAGTACAAGAAAGTGCAgattttacaaaaaaaaaaccTCCAAAAGATATTGTAACTGAagatcaacaacagattcattTCAAATTTACTTGTAAGACAATTATGTTGCAGAAGTAATGTGCACACAAATCACAAAATACAACTAGTTTATCAATTTCACCTTAGCAATAACAGGCCTAGCCATGGAAGTCCCAAGCAGATACTTTCTTTCGTAAACTGCACCAGCACGCAAGCAGGGGTATATATATTCACCAACAAATTTTTCTGTCAAGTCCTTCACAACAAGCTGGCTTGCACCGCTAGCTTTTGCCTTTTTCTCCAATCCTTCCAATTCAACGTCACCCTAAAAGGGTAAAATACGAGCTTAACTGATGGTTCACTAGAAGGAAGCTAGAAAAAAGGTCCAAACAATGCTAGTTCAGTTATGTACTGATAGAAAACAAAATACTCCGTTCAAAGATACGATATAAAAGTAACTCAAAGTTGTAAAATTTGGAACAGCATGAAGACAGAGAGAACAGACGAAAAATTATAGAATCTGCAACTCACGGTAAAAAATATAACCATCAGAAGAGTGAAATGTACAAACAGGTACAGGAGAGAGAAAGTTGAGACACTTATCAAGCAGGACATATTGAGCAATTTAGCATAACATTGCAGATTAAAGGAGGATAGTAGAATCACTGAAGTTATGTTAACATACCTGACCAACATCAGCAGTGAAACAGACGACTTCACAGCCATAGTTCTCCCTTCAATTAAAAAAAAACAAGAAACATAGTTTAGACGAATCAGATCAATCCATCCTTTAATTTGGTAAATTGCTCACTGGAACAAGAAACATTTGCAGCTGCACCTAAGCCATGGAACAATTACTGATGTATCCAAGCCACCACTGTAAGCTAGAACAACTTTTTTCAGTTTGCCACGCAGTCCACCTTTCTTTTCATCACCACTAGTAGTTGCTGCATGCTCCTTACCACTTGCCATCACACAACTAACACCTGCAGATTTTCACCAACGATATAATGATCATCATAACAGAAGCAAAATGCCACCCCTCCATATAAAACACAAAAATAAGTTAGTCAAGTTTCCTATTGCAAATCTACCTATGGTATAAAATGGCCAGCCCATGGAGAATAGGCACTGGCAGGACCAGTTTTCATCAAAGGATGTGGAAACCCAGATTCAACAACAGCAGAGGACATTAGTAAACTATTTTAGTGAAAACAGACTTCAGAGGCATGAAAAATATGTTTCATTTCTTTGGATTTAGACCATTTTACTAGGAGCTACTTTATTAAAATCTATTCCAGCAAGAAAGGAGAAATACTTTGTAACTTTTGCTTCGGGGATGAGATATTCGATACATGGCAAACTTTCAGACTTATATATCCTAGCATGCGAAGCGGACCCAAATAGACTAAAAAACCGTAATCAAGCACAGAAGGATACTTCGACACATGGTACATTGCACAGAGGCGTAAGCTTTTCCACGGGTAATTATCGCAGCAGGCCTTAGCTAACAGAACAAGAGATAAGAGCAGTCTCCTCCAGCCGCCGCGAAATACCTCGGGCCGTCGTCGTCGAGGACCTCTCCATCGACACCCGGCCATGCTGTCGCCGGAGGCGAACGGAGGGCGGCGCGGGGGAGTCGTGCGGGTGCACGGCTGGGAGGGAGggagcggcggcgaggcggcgcatcGGGAGCGGCATGGGGGGCGGGCGGCTGGGTGGAAGTGGAAGGCTTGGGTCAGACGCGGCGGCTATAAGCGGGGTAGGTAGGGCACAAGGGAGACGAGCTGAGGTGGAAAAATAGACCCGCTCGGGCGAGTGGGACTGGACTGCCGGACTGGGGAACGCGACGTCGCGCACAGACGGGCCAACGGCCCATGCGGGACAGAAGGCGCATATCCAGGAAGATCGGATTATGCTCAAAAAAAATATCCAGAAAGGTCAGATTGGCCGAATCACTAATTAAGAACTTTCCCCTGAAAAATAATTAAGGAGTACCACTGCCACTTTTCACAACCCGGGAGTTTTTCGGTTTTTCATAGATTCGTTTATTTAAAATATTCTTTTATCTGTGTGTCAAAACCACGGACCGTTTTCGCAGTTGGTTTCTCGCGTCGGCATTTTCAAAACTATATTCCATGTTAATAGGATTTGACTTTTTTTACGAAAAAAACGAAAGAATAAAAAGAGCCGAAAGGAAATTTGTGCCTGCACAAGAAGCAAAATTGTGCCTTTCGCGGAagggaaaaaacacgttttttcgtgCAATTTCCCCCTCCAAAACCTAGGAAAAACCGGGCAAAAAATGAAAAGCCGGAAAACAATGAAAACCTCATCTAAAACTCGTAAACATCTATAGAAAAAAAATCCTGAGGGAGAACCCAACACGCGATATGTGGTGGTGGCTGACAgctatatctggccatgggctgggccgggccgggcttgggccgggcctaaaaaagcccacggcagaaaactaaggcccaggccctaccatcgagcctacttttcaagcccaatcccggcccatctggtaaaaagccctgaaaagcccttagggcttagggccgtgggtcgggcctcttccttaaaatgccaatatgccaagcccaagcccgtccagccCCTGCtagtgggctcaaaactcaggcccaagcccggcccacgggcaagcccatcgggcctaggccgtggattttagggccgggcctggctgggccgacagggccgggcctgagatggccaggactactgATAGCGCGCCAAGTGGTGCATCCTCAGCCAACCTTAGTCACTCTCTCAGATTGGCTATGGAGGTTGGTATGTCTGTATCTTTTGGATTTCGAGATCTAAATCTCACAAATTTTACAAGTTCTAAGCAAAGTGCTCTCAGATTACACCCATATATTTGATTGCTAACACTAAGGTTGTGTTTGGTTGTTGGCTTGGTAAGCTATCAACGAAAAGTTGCAATCAATGGTTGAGATGTGGATTTTGGTCAATCGCAGTGAAGGTTTTAGGTCTGCTCGCATGGGCCACGGCGTCGGTCGTTTGGCTGTGGCAACGATTGTTTCTCCTAGAAAAGAAACTTGAACAAAGATGACCTTGAGTCCTCCAACAACGCGATGGCTACTCGTACGGATGCGGTGGCGGGGAAACAACAAAATTCATAGCATGGAGGGGTTTGGGTGGAAAAGAATCATATCTCCTCTGGATTTGGAGGTGGTAGCAACGCCCACCATGCGGTTGAATCCCCTCCACATCGACCTCCTGCTTGTGAGAAGAACATCCAAGTGCCTTCTACCAAGAACCCTGACTCCTGCCTAGCGGCCAGACATGCACAAGCGCCCGGATCTAGGGACAACTTTAAAAGGCCAGAGCCGTTACTCCTTAGTAGTACACCATTCTGCAGTCTACGTCTAGCCCAGTACCTTGCACTCAGTCAACAAAACCCTCTCTGCGACAATGTCGTCGAATGTTGACGAAGCTTTGGCCATCGCCTCTGGGGCAGCGCCCTAGTGCGATTGAGGGACAATGAACCTTAATAGAGtaacatatacatatacatacctTCAACAATATATATCGTATATCATGAAAAATATATAAGCATAAACATCATTATTTTTAATTTTAGTTAGCAAATAAAGTCTCAATACACCATCTACATGTGATACAACGTACTCAACTATAAAATAACTATTGAATAGATACAACGTGGTGAAGTACgccgaggagggggggggggcatttgTCTCCCCCCTTTGTAATTTATTTAAGTATGTAGATATATTAGGCCCTTACTTAAGATGGCCCTTAGGCCACCACACCTTTTTGCCATGGCCTAGGGCCGGCGCTACATCGCCTTCAGAGTTGCAGCCGCGACTGGGCTCTGCTGCGTGGCCGTTGCGGCCGTTTGCTGCCATGGCGGTCGACTTCGCTGAGTCACCCCGGCGCTAGCGTCGCCTAACCCCGAAGGGACGCCGGCGCCACTGCCTTCGCCGGCGAGCTCGGACACCAGCTCTGCTGACGATGATCTCGGGGTTTGATTGGT
This DNA window, taken from Triticum aestivum cultivar Chinese Spring chromosome 1D, IWGSC CS RefSeq v2.1, whole genome shotgun sequence, encodes the following:
- the LOC123181902 gene encoding argininosuccinate synthase, chloroplastic: MPLPMRRLAAAPSLPAVHPHDSPAPPSVRLRRQHGRVSMERSSTTTARGVSCVMASGKEHAATTSGDEKKGGLRGKLKKVVLAYSGGLDTSVIVPWLRENYGCEVVCFTADVGQGDVELEGLEKKAKASGASQLVVKDLTEKFVGEYIYPCLRAGAVYERKYLLGTSMARPVIAKAMVDVAKEVGADAVAHGCTGKGNDQVRFELTFYALNPELKVVAPWREWDITGREDAIEYAKKHNVPIPVSKKSIYSRDRNLWHLSHEGDILEDPANEPKEDMYMMSVSPENAPSKPEYLEIGIVAGVPTSINGKDLSPATLLTKLNEIGGKHGIGRIDMVENRLVGMKSRGVYETPGGTIMAAAVRELESLTLDRETMQWKDMLALKYAELVYAGRWFDPLRLSMDAFMETITATTTGSVTLKLYKGSVTVASRKSPYSLYREDISSFENGEIYDQADAEGFIRLYGLPTRVRAMLEKGI